In Maridesulfovibrio sp., a single genomic region encodes these proteins:
- a CDS encoding MBOAT family protein, with protein sequence MLFNSHIFILFFLPLVFGFYFLLRGFNLHTAGKLFLIIASFVFYAWWKTEYLYLLGGTILFNFLMAEALHRKSSKRTLAVAVGCNLSVLGYFKYKNFFFDNIAGLTGLPSVTEKVIIPLGVSFYTFQQISFLVDTYRGKAARCNLLDYTLFVSFFPQLVAGPISYQHEITPQFNAKDAGRINYANIGQGFYLFSMGLFKKIIIADSLAPFVENGFDKALALPFWDSWAVSLAYTCQLYFDFSGYTDMALGLGLLFNIKLPNNFNSPYQALDIQEFWRRWHITLGRFVRDYIYFPLGGSRKGGYRTLGNLMASFLLIGLWHGAGWNFVLWGGLHGTAMVIHRVWRNTGGKLPVYAGWLLTFLYVNACWVLFRAETTFDAVKIFKGMIGMVNIGFSTALTMQETYILLAACCALVAFTVKWKNSIETAAQMKFSVFESVLSISLFISAFLQMYTHQTFLYFDF encoded by the coding sequence ATGCTCTTCAATTCGCACATCTTCATCCTCTTCTTCCTACCACTTGTTTTCGGATTCTACTTCCTGCTTCGGGGTTTCAATCTTCATACAGCAGGCAAACTGTTTCTCATCATAGCCTCGTTCGTTTTCTATGCCTGGTGGAAAACCGAATATCTGTACCTGCTCGGCGGAACGATTCTTTTCAACTTCCTCATGGCCGAGGCTCTGCACAGAAAAAGCAGCAAACGGACTCTGGCCGTTGCTGTTGGCTGCAATCTCTCGGTGCTGGGCTACTTCAAGTATAAAAACTTTTTCTTTGACAATATTGCCGGGCTGACCGGCCTGCCATCCGTCACCGAAAAGGTGATTATCCCTCTGGGCGTCAGCTTCTATACATTCCAGCAGATATCCTTTCTCGTTGATACATACCGGGGTAAGGCTGCCCGTTGCAACCTGCTGGATTACACTCTGTTCGTATCCTTTTTTCCGCAACTGGTGGCCGGCCCCATAAGCTACCAGCACGAGATTACACCCCAGTTCAACGCCAAAGATGCCGGACGGATAAACTATGCCAACATCGGTCAGGGTTTTTATCTTTTCAGTATGGGGCTGTTCAAAAAAATCATCATCGCCGACTCCCTCGCTCCTTTTGTAGAAAACGGATTTGACAAGGCTCTGGCACTGCCTTTCTGGGACTCATGGGCTGTAAGCCTTGCCTATACCTGCCAGCTATATTTCGATTTCAGTGGCTATACGGATATGGCTCTTGGACTTGGACTCCTTTTCAACATCAAGCTGCCAAACAACTTCAATTCTCCATACCAGGCTCTCGATATTCAGGAATTCTGGAGACGCTGGCACATCACCTTGGGACGCTTTGTCCGCGACTATATATATTTTCCCCTCGGCGGCAGCCGCAAGGGAGGTTACCGCACGCTGGGCAATCTGATGGCGTCATTCCTGCTCATCGGACTCTGGCACGGGGCCGGCTGGAATTTCGTACTCTGGGGCGGGCTGCACGGTACCGCGATGGTGATCCACAGAGTCTGGCGCAACACCGGTGGAAAACTACCGGTCTACGCAGGATGGTTGCTCACATTTCTATATGTAAACGCATGCTGGGTCCTGTTCCGTGCGGAAACGACTTTTGATGCCGTTAAAATTTTCAAAGGCATGATCGGTATGGTCAATATAGGCTTTTCGACGGCTCTTACAATGCAGGAAACGTACATTCTTCTGGCCGCATGCTGCGCACTGGTGGCATTCACCGTAAAATGGAAAAATTCGATTGAAACAGCCGCACAAATGAAATTCTCTGTTTTCGAATCCGTGCTGTCCATCTCGTTGTTCATCTCCGCATTCCTGCAGATGTATACCCACCAAACCTTTCTTTACTTCGATTTCTAG